GTCCGGTATCATTATCAATGCTGAAGAACTGGGTCTTTCCCTTCAGGACTTTCTCACGCCCGAATCTTCCCTTGATCATAAGTCCGGATGTATCGACATCCTTTCCAAACTGCCAGTTTATTGTTCCGGAGATAACATCAGGCCTCTTCTTTCTCTCACCGGAGAGTGCCTCATCAAGCTTTTTGAGCGAGTCATATGAAGTGGGGCGGTCATCAGCGACAGTCACTTCATAATCCATTCCAAGCCTCTCAAATGAGTCCTTTGCGATATCAAGGGCATCACCGTCAAGGTGCAGAATTATCCTGTCGTAATGGTTTTTGGCAAAATACCTCTCAATGAGTGAGCCGATTATCTTTCTCTCCTCTCCGTCCCAGTAGCCTGTTACAGGCACATCGTAATGACCTGCAGGGTAGATCCTCTCAAGCTCTCTTGGAACAACTCCGAGAGGTGACGTGATTATAATCTCGTGGGCACGGTTCTGGATTGCGTTCTGATATTTCTTATGTGACTGCGACTGCGAGTAGGGCTTTCTTGCCGAACATGGCAGAAGAACAGCTACATCAGACCTCTTAGGGACAAATCTCTCAATGACGCGCTTCTCAAACCTGACTACTTCAGGACGTTTCAGGGATTCACCGGAGTTTGCAGCGAGTGTTATGCTTCTTACAACCGGAATACTGCCCTCGGCAAACTTATACTCGCTGTCAGAAAGCCTCAGGACAGAGACCTGCCATGCGGAATTTCTGCACCTCTTCTCAAGGTGTTCACGCAGTGTGCCGGCCTTTATGTGGTTTTTCACAACCGAAATTTCGGCCTGAAGGGTAAGGCGGTTATGCAGCTTCAGGTCACCTTTAAGGCAGCCTGCACAGGTGCATACACCGGAGGCCAGCCATTCATCCGCAGGATATTCACCGTCAGATGTGCAGAATATGCCTGTGGCCGTCTTCAGATCCACCGCTGTATAGTCGAAGAGATCAAAACCTGAGGAGATGAGAGTTGCAGCATTTGAGGGCAGGGCAGATGCCGGTGCGTACCAGAGAGTGTCGCAGGGATTATTCCTCTTCATCTGCATAATCCATTTTGAGTAGTATACCGGATTTTCGATGACTGTATGCCAGTTGGATACCAGCACAACATCGCCGGACTCTGCCCTGTTTTCTGATGCAGGGTGGACTGCTACAGCACCTTCAGGGTCTGCCAGGTATTTCTCTGCAAATTCATCTCCGGCAAAGAGCGGGACATTTGAGTGACGGGATTTACCAAGTCCCGGAATCAGATTCCGGATATATTCAGAATCCGCCGCAAAGGGTGTCTCCAGATTCAGTTCACCCTCGATGTAAATGCCGGTTCTTGCCGGCCCGTCCCTTATTTTAACTTCAAACATATCTGATTCTCTCCTCAAAGTCTTTCAGGCAAAGTTCTGCTATATCCTCAAATTCCCCGTTCATGCAGATATAAAATTCGGTCTCAGGGTTTGATCTTATGAGTTCATACACACCCTTAAGGCCGGATTTCACCATATCATCATCCCATCCGGGAATCTCAGTCTGCCCCACGGGAAATGTCTCAGACAGTTCAGGGGGGTAAGGGCCAAAGGGGGGCCTGAAGAGAAATACGGAATCAAAAGTGGGAAGATCAGACGGCACGGTGCCTGAAATCTTAATCAGGGATATATCTCCGGCTTCAAACCTCTCTGCCATCCTGTGGTACCTCAGCACCTCGGTTCTCTGGCAGGACTCAGAACCCCTGTAGAAGAATCTTCTCTTGACAGCATTGTCCGACTCTTCAAGCCTTTCCCTGTACTTCAGCAGCTCACGGTACCCGTCAAGCAGGAGAGGATGACTTCTGCATCTCTCATCCACAAGCTCCCATAACGTCCCGTCAAGTATTGCCTGCCTTATTGTTGAGATCTCTGCAAGTGTAACATAGAGATTGTGAAGGGCTAAAAGGCGTTCTCTCTCAGGGGATTTTTTCAGTTCTTCCGCAGTGTGTTTCCGGCAGACATCACATGCACATGGAAGTTCGTTTAACTCATCAAGTTTCAGACTGCCCCTTGTGGTCATATACCGTCCCTCACGGGCATAGAGAGCATAGGCTGCCGAATCAAAGACATCACAGCCCATTGCAGTGGCAAGGGCAAACATGGACGGATGCCCGGCGCCGAAGAGATGGATACATGACGAAGGTGAGAGACCCTCCTTTGCCGCCATTACGACACGGACAAGATCCCTGTAACGGTAATTCTCCATCAGCGGTACAACAGCACCAACCGGACAGAAGACAACGCCCATATCACGGACTGACTCTGCTGCCTTAAGCCTCAGGTCTTCATGAATGCCCCCCTGAACCGGCGCGGCAAGATGGCCGTCGTCAATGACCGTAAGAGCTTCACGTATTCTTTTGTCTGTCACGGACAGTTCCGCGTCCGCTTCATCGTGATCCCTGTCAGGTGATGTGGCAATGTCCATAGGAACGATTATCTCACTGCCAATCGCTCTCTGAAACTGTACAGTCTCGGTATTGGTAAAGCTCACATCGCCATAGACAGACTGCTGAAAAGCGCCGGAATCTGTCATAATTATCCCTGAGAAGTTCAGGATATTATGCAGGCCCTCATTCAGCGCCCTCTCCCTGAACTCTTCGCTCTTGCTGAAGATGTAGGCATTTGTTATGAGAGCCTCAACTCCGAGTTTTTCCATCTCTTCAGGTTTTATTATCTGGATATGCGGGTTTATCACCGGAAGAAGGAGCGGCGTCTTTGCTGTCTTGTCACCAACCTTCAGTTTTCCGGTCCTGCCCATTATATCCTTATGAATTACCTCAAAACTTATTGACAACTAAATTCACTCCTTTTCAGAAAATATCTGGCCTTCAAATCTCTTCAGTTCAGTCTCCGGGTTCTTCCAGAATCCCGGAATAAATCCTGCCTTCTGACAGGTATGGTCCAGGAATTCTTCTGCGTCCCAGCCGTATTCGGTCGCTACCTGCGGAAGAAGAAGGCCGCTTCTGCCAAATCCTGAGATGATCAGGCCATGCTTTCCAATCTCTATCCTATCCGGTCTCCTGAGCGGATCACCGGATAATGTCTCAGGCGGCGTCAGAACTGTAATATCTATAGTAATTTCACTCAGTTCATCAGGCTTTACCCTTTCAAAACGGGGATCTGCCGTTGCGGATGAGGCGGCTGCCTCCCTGAGCGCATCCTTAAGCGGCATCACAGGATACGGAATGCCTATACATCCTCTGAGGCTGCCACCTTTGTTCAGAGTTACAAATACTCCGCGCTTATCCTCAAAAACCGCAGTCGGTTCAGGACAGACGTTCTTTTCTCCGGAGATCGCTTCATTTACCACACTTCTTGCAATGCATAATGCAATCTTTCCTTCACTCTCATCCAGCAGTTCCATTACCTAAATATATTGGTGTCAGGTAATAATAAGAAGAGAGGGAGAGTGCGGCCGACGGCAGTATCTATTTACTGCTGAGGAAAGTCCCCACTCCGACCGGAAATGATGCTGCATGCAAGTGCAGGTGGCGAGAGTCATGGCTCTGGCACAGAAACGACACGGCCCTCTGCTTAGCTGATGAGGCAGAAACAAACTGCCGAGGCATTTTGAGGCAAAGGGAGACGATGGAACGGTGAATCCCTTCAGGAGCAAGCCGAACAGGAGCATAACGGTATTTTCGGACCGGTTCCGGGTACGGCGCACAGCTGAATGCCGCAGAAACATAATGGGGCTTACTCCTCCCACTCACATACTTTTACGGTTATTACCACGACATTTTATTCTGACAATAAAACATTACCAACAGTAATTATTATACCCAATGATCTCTTACAATACTAATTATGCAAATTCCCACACCAGGTGAAATCAGGGAAAAACGGATAAAACTTGGTATGACGCAGTCAGAAACTGCACGCAAATCGGGACTCAGCCAGTCTATGATTGCCAGAATAGAGTCGGGGAGCGTCGATCCGAGAGTGAGCACCCTCCGAAAGATAGTCTCTGTACTTCAGGAAGCGGAAAAGTCAGCACTTACAGCTGTGGACCTTATGTTTTCACCGGTTATATCCGTTGAGTCTGGCGAAAGCCTTGCAAAAACAGTCTCAATTATGGGAGAGAAAGGGATCTCACAACTGCCGGTTATTGACTGCGGTGTGCCGGTAGGCTGCATCTCCGAGTCTGCTATCATAAATGCAATGGAAGACGGGCGCATTAAAGAGATAGGAAAACACCTGGCTAAGGATCTGATGGAGGACTGCTTCCCGGTTGTCGGACCCTCAACAGATACGGATACCATTATGCACATCCTGCACAACAATCACGCAGTGCTTGTCCTTGAAAAGGGCACTGTAAAAGGCGTCATAACAAAGCATGACCTGATTGCAAAGAGGCAGTAAAAAAAAGAATATATTCAGTATTTTTGAAATTCAGTTCAGATAACCCCGCCTGCAAGGTC
The sequence above is a segment of the Methanoplanus limicola DSM 2279 genome. Coding sequences within it:
- a CDS encoding CBS domain-containing protein → MQIPTPGEIREKRIKLGMTQSETARKSGLSQSMIARIESGSVDPRVSTLRKIVSVLQEAEKSALTAVDLMFSPVISVESGESLAKTVSIMGEKGISQLPVIDCGVPVGCISESAIINAMEDGRIKEIGKHLAKDLMEDCFPVVGPSTDTDTIMHILHNNHAVLVLEKGTVKGVITKHDLIAKRQ
- a CDS encoding TIGR00296 family protein; protein product: MELLDESEGKIALCIARSVVNEAISGEKNVCPEPTAVFEDKRGVFVTLNKGGSLRGCIGIPYPVMPLKDALREAAASSATADPRFERVKPDELSEITIDITVLTPPETLSGDPLRRPDRIEIGKHGLIISGFGRSGLLLPQVATEYGWDAEEFLDHTCQKAGFIPGFWKNPETELKRFEGQIFSEKE
- the tgtA gene encoding tRNA guanosine(15) transglycosylase TgtA translates to MSISFEVIHKDIMGRTGKLKVGDKTAKTPLLLPVINPHIQIIKPEEMEKLGVEALITNAYIFSKSEEFRERALNEGLHNILNFSGIIMTDSGAFQQSVYGDVSFTNTETVQFQRAIGSEIIVPMDIATSPDRDHDEADAELSVTDKRIREALTVIDDGHLAAPVQGGIHEDLRLKAAESVRDMGVVFCPVGAVVPLMENYRYRDLVRVVMAAKEGLSPSSCIHLFGAGHPSMFALATAMGCDVFDSAAYALYAREGRYMTTRGSLKLDELNELPCACDVCRKHTAEELKKSPERERLLALHNLYVTLAEISTIRQAILDGTLWELVDERCRSHPLLLDGYRELLKYRERLEESDNAVKRRFFYRGSESCQRTEVLRYHRMAERFEAGDISLIKISGTVPSDLPTFDSVFLFRPPFGPYPPELSETFPVGQTEIPGWDDDMVKSGLKGVYELIRSNPETEFYICMNGEFEDIAELCLKDFEERIRYV
- the arcS gene encoding archaeosine synthase subunit alpha — its product is MFEVKIRDGPARTGIYIEGELNLETPFAADSEYIRNLIPGLGKSRHSNVPLFAGDEFAEKYLADPEGAVAVHPASENRAESGDVVLVSNWHTVIENPVYYSKWIMQMKRNNPCDTLWYAPASALPSNAATLISSGFDLFDYTAVDLKTATGIFCTSDGEYPADEWLASGVCTCAGCLKGDLKLHNRLTLQAEISVVKNHIKAGTLREHLEKRCRNSAWQVSVLRLSDSEYKFAEGSIPVVRSITLAANSGESLKRPEVVRFEKRVIERFVPKRSDVAVLLPCSARKPYSQSQSHKKYQNAIQNRAHEIIITSPLGVVPRELERIYPAGHYDVPVTGYWDGEERKIIGSLIERYFAKNHYDRIILHLDGDALDIAKDSFERLGMDYEVTVADDRPTSYDSLKKLDEALSGERKKRPDVISGTINWQFGKDVDTSGLMIKGRFGREKVLKGKTQFFSIDNDTGLFRPTFNGWQLLGGIYRVRIDNFIPQGDILAPGVISCGPEIRPGDEVLVSGESALATGRAVMGPAEMENSRRGVAVRVRKVKKLNE